A genomic region of Bdellovibrionales bacterium contains the following coding sequences:
- a CDS encoding LysR family transcriptional regulator has translation MGQLDGIDVFVKVIQAGSFTGAAKLLNMPVTTVSGKIRELERRLGVTLIHRTTRKLSITESGQTYFKHCLTALNEVTTAENALKDSKAEPEGLLRITAAPDLGHAVLPPLVKKYLAKYPKVKIELILTNRMIDLVGESVDLALRAGPMKDSTLITKKFKETEGSLWASSQFINKHGAPKNISELEKYDFLGFKIIGNKLKFTDGKKTATIQISPRITLDDMEAVKIFVLADHGIGIMPSIICEQEIKSGKLVQLLPEWRIDIGPSAKVVMSFVYPPHRFVPAKVKAFIELAVGNLN, from the coding sequence ATGGGACAATTAGATGGAATTGATGTGTTTGTAAAAGTCATTCAGGCGGGTAGCTTTACGGGAGCTGCAAAGTTACTAAATATGCCTGTCACAACTGTCAGTGGTAAAATTAGAGAACTAGAAAGAAGGCTAGGTGTTACGTTAATTCACCGGACAACTAGAAAACTGAGTATAACCGAGTCTGGCCAAACTTACTTTAAGCATTGCTTGACAGCATTGAATGAAGTGACAACGGCGGAAAATGCTTTAAAAGATTCAAAGGCAGAACCAGAAGGGCTTTTGCGAATCACAGCGGCTCCAGATCTTGGACATGCTGTTTTACCACCATTAGTGAAAAAATATTTAGCCAAATATCCAAAAGTCAAAATTGAGCTTATTTTAACAAATCGAATGATTGATTTGGTTGGAGAATCCGTTGATCTTGCTTTACGTGCTGGGCCTATGAAGGATTCAACTTTAATCACAAAGAAGTTTAAAGAAACCGAAGGCTCATTGTGGGCTAGTAGTCAATTTATAAATAAACATGGAGCGCCTAAGAATATTTCAGAATTAGAAAAGTATGATTTTCTGGGATTTAAGATAATTGGTAACAAGTTAAAATTCACTGATGGAAAAAAGACAGCAACAATTCAAATTAGTCCCAGAATTACACTTGATGATATGGAAGCAGTTAAAATATTTGTATTAGCAGACCATGGAATTGGAATTATGCCTTCAATTATTTGTGAACAGGAAATAAAAAGCGGAAAGCTAGTTCAACTATTGCCAGAGTGGAGAATAGATATCGGCCCATCTGCCAAAGTTGTCATGTCATTTGTTTACCCGCCACATCGATTTGTGCCAGCAAAAGTGAAGGCCTTTATTGAGTTGGCTGTGGGAAATTTAAATTAG
- a CDS encoding YceI family protein: MASANRKVTIGSWKLTPLVLLTTKKQTLITTLSVFALLFAMNAKAGTLDIDLSKSSIDFKIKHMLMMTADGQFKEFSGSIDKDDANFLNSKINFKVNTSSIFTDEEKRDKHLRTADFFDVEKYPESTFVSTKIETVTDRKYALYGDLMIHGKTKNVKFDLEESQVDGKSIYTASTTLDRLEFGVGQSSIMIGDKVKLSIKLTTK; encoded by the coding sequence ATGGCAAGCGCAAATCGAAAAGTAACTATTGGATCCTGGAAATTAACTCCACTGGTATTACTGACAACAAAAAAGCAGACACTAATTACAACACTTTCTGTTTTTGCACTGTTATTTGCAATGAACGCAAAAGCAGGTACTCTCGATATCGATCTAAGTAAATCAAGCATTGATTTCAAAATTAAACATATGCTGATGATGACAGCCGATGGCCAATTTAAAGAATTTTCGGGGTCGATAGATAAAGATGACGCAAATTTTTTAAATTCAAAAATAAATTTTAAAGTGAATACTTCGAGTATTTTTACTGACGAAGAAAAGAGGGACAAGCACTTAAGAACAGCAGATTTCTTCGATGTAGAAAAATATCCTGAATCTACCTTTGTTAGTACGAAAATCGAGACCGTCACAGATAGAAAGTACGCCCTCTACGGTGATTTGATGATCCACGGAAAAACTAAAAACGTTAAGTTTGATTTAGAAGAGTCACAGGTGGACGGAAAATCTATCTATACAGCTTCGACGACACTTGATCGCCTCGAATTTGGCGTCGGTCAAAGCAGCATAATGATTGGCGACAAAGTTAAGCTTTCAATAAAATTAACTACCAAATAA
- a CDS encoding DoxX family protein, whose protein sequence is MNIALWVIQGLLAAMFVMAGMMKAFQYEKAKEKLPWVKDVSKSLVTFIGISELLGGIGLIAPQAAGILPILTPVAAIGLSVIMLLAARFHLSRKEMPGVITNLFILALAAFVAYGRLSL, encoded by the coding sequence ATGAATATCGCACTATGGGTTATACAAGGTTTACTAGCAGCCATGTTTGTCATGGCTGGAATGATGAAGGCTTTTCAATATGAAAAAGCTAAGGAAAAACTTCCGTGGGTTAAAGATGTTTCCAAAAGCTTGGTCACATTCATTGGAATAAGTGAATTGCTTGGAGGTATAGGTTTGATTGCCCCGCAAGCGGCTGGAATTCTACCGATTTTGACCCCAGTAGCTGCTATAGGTCTTTCGGTCATCATGTTGTTGGCGGCTCGGTTTCATCTATCAAGAAAAGAGATGCCTGGAGTAATCACGAACCTCTTTATTTTAGCTTTAGCAGCCTTCGTTGCTTACGGACGGCTTTCTTTATAG
- a CDS encoding dioxygenase, whose product MSKTQPTFFLSHGGGPWPWLRKEMPFLDGLHQSLKDVVMSLPEKPKAIVIVSGHWEEDEFTIMSNPQPPMLYDYYGFPEHTYEIKYPAPGSPELAQKIKNVLSENNISSDLNSERGFDHGVYSLLYPMYPEADIPIVQISMKNDFNPSEHFRLGVALSSLRQEGVLIVGSGNLFHNLREMQRSKAQSEQFDSWIRSVVLSQNLEFRNKEILNWESAPFARYCHPREDHLVPLFVALGAAHQELSSLVFGEPLMGVVSVSSFKFGE is encoded by the coding sequence ATGAGCAAGACTCAACCCACATTTTTTCTCTCTCATGGTGGAGGCCCTTGGCCTTGGCTTAGAAAAGAAATGCCATTTTTAGACGGACTTCACCAGTCGCTAAAAGATGTGGTGATGAGTCTTCCTGAAAAGCCTAAGGCAATAGTTATTGTTTCAGGTCACTGGGAGGAAGACGAGTTTACAATTATGTCTAATCCCCAACCGCCGATGTTGTATGATTACTATGGTTTTCCAGAACACACGTACGAAATAAAGTATCCTGCCCCTGGATCTCCTGAATTGGCTCAAAAAATAAAAAATGTTTTAAGCGAAAATAATATTTCATCAGATCTAAATTCGGAAAGAGGTTTTGATCACGGCGTCTATAGTTTGCTCTATCCAATGTATCCAGAGGCAGACATTCCAATTGTTCAAATTTCGATGAAAAATGATTTTAATCCTAGTGAGCATTTTCGTCTAGGAGTAGCTCTTTCATCTTTACGCCAAGAAGGAGTGCTCATAGTTGGCAGTGGAAATCTTTTTCACAACCTCAGAGAAATGCAACGCTCTAAGGCACAGTCTGAGCAATTTGATAGTTGGATTAGAAGCGTTGTCTTGAGTCAGAACTTAGAATTTCGCAATAAAGAAATACTGAATTGGGAAAGCGCACCTTTCGCAAGGTACTGTCATCCAAGAGAAGATCATTTGGTTCCACTTTTTGTTGCTCTGGGCGCCGCTCATCAAGAGCTGAGCTCGCTTGTTTTTGGTGAGCCACTGATGGGCGTCGTATCGGTCTCTAGTTTTAAATTTGGAGAATAA
- a CDS encoding 4Fe-4S dicluster domain-containing protein, translated as MSTKGKGRGIVKPVVDFNKCEAKGPCVQACPYDVFEIRKIEDEDYKKLPFVGKIKNKVHGGKVAYVPRADSCEACGLCVTACPERAIKLVKVV; from the coding sequence ATGAGTACTAAGGGTAAGGGTCGTGGAATCGTAAAACCAGTTGTAGATTTTAATAAATGTGAAGCAAAAGGCCCATGTGTTCAGGCATGCCCTTATGACGTTTTTGAAATTCGCAAAATTGAAGATGAAGATTATAAAAAACTACCATTCGTTGGAAAAATTAAAAACAAAGTGCACGGCGGAAAAGTAGCCTACGTTCCAAGGGCCGATTCATGCGAAGCCTGTGGTTTATGTGTGACAGCATGCCCAGAGAGAGCAATAAAATTAGTTAAAGTTGTGTAG
- a CDS encoding transposase, whose protein sequence is MIADKFHVLRLLNPALNRYRKQVTGDKRTSPLRKLLLRNGKKLESYERRALYEWLNLHPQLKEIYHYKEALHGFYRIKGNRTAAKVLIRITDQMALSQIPEIKTLRRTLMKWRNEILNYFVNRITNARTEGFNNVAKLIQKRAYGVKSFKLYRLRYLSACA, encoded by the coding sequence ATGATTGCTGATAAGTTCCATGTGCTCAGGCTTTTAAATCCAGCTCTTAATCGCTACCGAAAACAAGTCACTGGCGACAAAAGAACCAGTCCCCTTCGAAAACTCCTACTTAGAAATGGTAAAAAGCTTGAGTCCTATGAACGAAGAGCCCTTTATGAATGGCTCAATCTTCATCCCCAGCTAAAAGAAATTTATCATTACAAAGAAGCCCTCCATGGATTTTACCGAATCAAAGGAAACAGAACAGCTGCCAAAGTGTTAATTCGAATTACAGATCAAATGGCTTTAAGCCAAATCCCCGAAATAAAAACCCTCAGGCGCACCCTCATGAAATGGAGAAATGAAATCTTGAATTACTTCGTCAATCGCATTACCAATGCCAGAACAGAAGGCTTTAACAACGTCGCAAAGCTAATCCAGAAGAGGGCTTACGGCGTTAAAAGTTTTAAATTGTACAGACTCAGATACCTAAGTGCTTGTGCTTAA
- a CDS encoding transposase, which yields MPKAFHRTSSRNQKRKRTTERFKRGVLWACENFTDLSKVRRAYACSTWTVYQTLYERLETNLKRHINYPWPKTIGIDEHFFSRANGFREFATVLVDYNNKRVRELAHGKVKGQLIEQLKHIPGRENVKNVVLDLSDSYKSFVREFFLTPR from the coding sequence CTGCCGAAAGCCTTTCACCGAACCAGTTCAAGGAATCAGAAAAGGAAAAGAACCACCGAGAGGTTTAAACGAGGTGTTCTTTGGGCCTGTGAGAACTTTACGGATCTCAGTAAGGTCAGAAGGGCCTATGCATGTTCAACGTGGACGGTCTATCAGACTCTTTATGAGAGGTTAGAGACGAACCTCAAGAGGCATATCAATTATCCGTGGCCAAAAACCATTGGCATAGATGAACACTTTTTCTCTCGAGCCAATGGGTTTAGAGAGTTTGCAACCGTACTCGTTGATTACAACAATAAGCGTGTTCGTGAACTCGCTCATGGAAAAGTAAAAGGGCAACTCATTGAACAACTTAAACATATCCCTGGTAGAGAAAATGTAAAAAACGTCGTTCTAGATTTGTCAGATAGCTATAAAAGCTTTGTTCGAGAGTTTTTCCTAACTCCCAGATGA
- a CDS encoding BlaI/MecI/CopY family transcriptional regulator gives MKKAKTKESDSKLLTETELELMTILWRLEEGTVADVIDHLPKERDLAYTSVSTILRILEQKGILKTRKEGRGHVYIPHIKKPEYEAKTVKHVVDRVFDGTPMALVRQLLESGRLDENDLNELKHLIDQAGDRK, from the coding sequence ATGAAAAAAGCGAAAACAAAAGAATCCGACAGCAAGCTTCTTACTGAAACTGAATTGGAGTTAATGACAATTCTGTGGAGATTAGAAGAGGGAACTGTTGCGGATGTAATTGATCACCTGCCCAAGGAACGTGATCTCGCCTACACGTCAGTTTCAACTATTCTTAGAATCTTAGAGCAAAAAGGTATTCTGAAGACTCGCAAAGAAGGACGGGGTCACGTCTATATTCCCCACATCAAAAAGCCAGAATATGAAGCCAAAACCGTGAAGCACGTTGTTGACCGAGTTTTCGATGGAACACCAATGGCCTTAGTGCGCCAGCTTCTTGAATCGGGCAGATTAGACGAAAATGATTTAAATGAACTCAAGCACTTGATTGACCAAGCAGGAGATCGCAAGTGA
- a CDS encoding RES family NAD+ phosphorylase, producing the protein MIDEVFKRPLPLSKQFESRFGPEGLNKNVFYTSEKKDTTLYEYGFHLLTDPSLLNKPIYASTYNVELIASGRPLDVTQIKDNAPILSRTSYAEAHSWILSLDVRSLDVIRYPNVRDPNPGGFNFAIFNRTSVQETGQGPDPLILTTLSGNRVKIQHSDDTEQEISPIIT; encoded by the coding sequence ATGATTGATGAAGTTTTCAAACGTCCATTACCACTCTCCAAACAATTTGAATCAAGATTTGGTCCAGAGGGGTTAAATAAAAATGTTTTTTATACCTCTGAAAAAAAGGATACCACTCTTTACGAATATGGATTCCATCTTCTAACCGACCCAAGCCTCCTTAATAAACCAATCTACGCCAGCACATATAACGTCGAATTGATCGCGTCGGGCCGCCCACTGGATGTTACCCAAATCAAAGATAATGCACCTATCCTTAGTAGAACTTCTTATGCAGAGGCACATTCTTGGATCCTCTCGCTGGATGTGAGGTCGCTTGATGTAATTCGTTATCCAAATGTTCGCGATCCTAATCCTGGAGGATTTAATTTTGCGATTTTTAATAGAACTTCAGTGCAAGAAACAGGGCAAGGGCCTGACCCACTGATTTTAACTACCCTTTCTGGCAATAGGGTAAAAATTCAGCACAGCGACGACACTGAACAAGAAATTAGCCCCATTATAACTTAG
- a CDS encoding response regulator, producing the protein MSDQDRALRELLKKHVAKLRFVFAAVGPAAITLVIQSEFWGLIYPFAWFLFCPTVFIAAWVGGVFSGIISTFLSTAIVWFYFLPATYQVSSEGSRLLSTTVFFGMGIIISVIRGRLERANRQALISLQKEEQARRTDIKFRMLAETVPQIVWITDPGGLNIFFNQKWVDYTGMTMEESSGHGWNKPFHPDDQQRAWEAWRNAVKTGGVYSLECRLRRKDGTYHWWLIRGEALHDQNGKIVNWFGTCTDVEEIKQAEAALKRAQGESEAVNRKLQKAYEKISNLNEKLERKVEALDLARKDAEKANRAKDDFLAILSHELRTPLTTILGWSQILLSKPGVSEPVRDGLTVIERNAHVQGQLINDLLDVSRIQVGRLVLEARIVELDEILKLAIQSIQRTADAKSVTIKAEFYTTRCMVFADPIRVQQVFWNLLTNAIKFTPSGGQICVHLATKESRNGRIAEIQVIDNGRGIKKEFVPRIFDRFSQEDSSMARKYGGLGLGLTLVKNLVELQDGTVSVESQGEGKGSRFTVDFPLVPEENIPPPLFPTNVYSEFTRLRLDGMKLLIVDDDPDNLEFFDDMLRSSGAEVRLAESAKKAREMLSDLLPDVLISDISMPEEDGYSLIKGIRALEKEQGGKLPVIALTAYAGTDDVLRILNSGFSAHVAKPVEKGKLLQAIVKYSKKTVGRQSSEDQPDSKMKMD; encoded by the coding sequence TTGTCCGATCAAGATCGAGCTCTGCGGGAGCTTTTAAAAAAGCACGTCGCGAAACTTCGGTTCGTTTTTGCGGCGGTGGGTCCGGCGGCCATTACGCTTGTCATTCAGTCGGAGTTTTGGGGGCTGATTTATCCCTTCGCGTGGTTCTTATTCTGCCCAACCGTTTTCATTGCCGCATGGGTTGGAGGAGTCTTTAGTGGAATCATTTCCACATTCTTGTCCACTGCAATTGTCTGGTTCTATTTTCTTCCAGCAACCTATCAGGTATCATCCGAAGGTTCGAGACTGCTATCAACGACCGTATTTTTTGGAATGGGAATTATAATCAGCGTGATTCGAGGCCGGTTGGAGCGTGCGAACCGCCAAGCTTTAATTTCGCTCCAAAAGGAGGAACAAGCCCGTCGTACAGACATCAAATTCAGAATGCTCGCTGAAACCGTACCTCAGATCGTGTGGATTACCGACCCAGGGGGTTTGAACATTTTCTTTAATCAGAAGTGGGTGGACTACACCGGCATGACGATGGAGGAAAGCTCTGGGCACGGCTGGAACAAACCTTTTCATCCAGACGACCAACAGCGGGCGTGGGAGGCATGGCGGAACGCCGTGAAAACAGGTGGGGTCTATTCTCTTGAGTGCCGATTACGTAGGAAAGATGGGACTTATCACTGGTGGTTAATACGTGGCGAGGCATTGCATGATCAAAATGGTAAAATCGTAAACTGGTTCGGTACCTGCACAGACGTTGAAGAAATAAAGCAAGCCGAAGCAGCTCTCAAGCGGGCGCAGGGCGAGTCAGAGGCCGTTAATAGGAAACTTCAGAAAGCCTATGAAAAAATTAGTAATCTCAACGAGAAACTGGAGCGTAAGGTTGAAGCCTTGGATTTGGCAAGAAAAGACGCTGAAAAGGCGAATCGTGCTAAAGACGATTTTCTGGCCATTTTATCCCACGAACTTCGAACGCCATTGACGACGATCCTGGGTTGGTCACAGATACTTCTTTCCAAGCCAGGAGTTTCCGAACCTGTGCGGGATGGTTTGACGGTTATAGAAAGAAATGCACACGTTCAGGGGCAGCTGATCAATGACCTTCTCGACGTTTCGAGAATACAAGTGGGTAGGTTGGTTCTTGAGGCAAGGATCGTTGAACTTGATGAAATTCTAAAACTCGCAATCCAATCGATTCAAAGAACCGCTGATGCGAAATCAGTAACCATCAAGGCAGAATTTTATACAACTCGTTGTATGGTCTTTGCGGACCCTATTCGTGTGCAGCAGGTATTTTGGAATCTCCTGACCAACGCGATTAAGTTCACTCCAAGTGGCGGACAGATTTGCGTTCATCTAGCAACGAAAGAATCACGGAACGGTAGGATTGCAGAAATTCAGGTCATCGACAATGGAAGAGGGATCAAGAAAGAGTTCGTCCCGCGTATCTTCGACCGGTTTAGCCAGGAGGATAGCTCCATGGCTAGGAAATATGGAGGATTGGGGCTGGGATTGACCCTCGTCAAGAATCTTGTCGAATTACAGGATGGAACGGTGTCGGTTGAGAGTCAGGGAGAAGGGAAAGGATCAAGGTTCACAGTCGATTTTCCTCTGGTTCCCGAGGAAAACATTCCGCCACCTCTTTTTCCTACAAACGTCTATTCTGAGTTCACTCGATTGCGTTTGGATGGGATGAAATTACTGATTGTGGATGACGATCCAGATAATCTTGAATTCTTTGATGACATGCTAAGATCAAGTGGAGCAGAGGTGCGACTGGCTGAATCGGCCAAAAAGGCGCGAGAAATGTTATCCGATCTTTTGCCGGATGTTTTGATCAGCGACATATCGATGCCGGAGGAAGATGGGTATAGCCTCATCAAAGGCATTCGTGCGCTTGAAAAAGAACAAGGGGGTAAACTTCCAGTTATTGCACTAACCGCTTACGCTGGGACAGACGATGTTCTAAGAATCCTAAACTCCGGGTTTTCAGCCCATGTTGCGAAACCGGTAGAAAAGGGAAAACTTCTGCAAGCTATTGTGAAGTATTCGAAGAAGACTGTTGGAAGGCAATCTTCAGAGGATCAACCCGATTCAAAAATGAAAATGGATTAG
- a CDS encoding alpha/beta hydrolase: MKRIFLIIWIFTISSHSFADTFAVPRADGTQITVYLDAPKTSSFPILIGFQGSTCVTSFPMHQMLKSALLPLNIGILSLEKRGLASTSTTCPDEYLQENTIQDRVADHLLVLAILRKNFLSWNHTLGLAGGSEGGMIAALVAPLIPDTSAVAILASGGGLTMSEEMLLLTKKEMQRQGSSEEDIQTALAQMEKQFSEMKSHPVSDREWLSDGKTARNTFKWWASILDVKLESVLVSLTIPIYVAHGTADTSCPVESSDILAQAFLKDQKSNLTYQRYDGLEHNWTDKQGNPHPEVLNNAMAWMIQSLQ; this comes from the coding sequence GTGAAAAGGATTTTTTTAATCATCTGGATATTTACAATCTCATCGCACTCGTTTGCGGATACATTTGCAGTTCCACGAGCTGATGGAACTCAAATTACAGTTTATCTCGATGCCCCCAAGACAAGTAGCTTCCCTATCCTCATTGGATTTCAAGGTTCTACTTGTGTGACGTCATTTCCCATGCACCAAATGCTGAAATCAGCACTCCTCCCGTTGAACATCGGCATTCTCTCTTTGGAAAAAAGAGGCTTGGCGTCGACATCCACCACCTGCCCCGACGAATATCTTCAGGAGAATACGATTCAAGACCGAGTTGCAGATCATCTTCTGGTGTTAGCCATCCTGCGAAAGAATTTTCTCAGTTGGAATCATACGCTTGGACTCGCGGGAGGCTCTGAGGGTGGTATGATAGCGGCTCTCGTTGCCCCTCTTATTCCTGATACCTCCGCAGTTGCAATACTGGCTTCCGGTGGTGGCCTTACAATGAGTGAAGAAATGCTTTTACTGACTAAAAAGGAAATGCAACGGCAAGGATCTAGCGAAGAAGATATTCAGACTGCTTTGGCTCAAATGGAGAAACAATTTTCAGAGATGAAATCCCATCCAGTCTCTGACAGGGAATGGCTTTCGGATGGAAAAACGGCGCGGAATACCTTTAAGTGGTGGGCGTCCATTCTCGATGTGAAACTTGAATCTGTTCTCGTGTCGCTGACAATTCCAATTTATGTAGCTCACGGAACCGCAGACACATCCTGTCCCGTGGAAAGCTCTGATATTCTGGCGCAAGCCTTCTTAAAGGATCAAAAGTCCAATTTGACCTATCAGCGGTATGATGGCCTTGAACACAATTGGACCGACAAACAAGGGAATCCGCATCCCGAAGTTTTGAACAACGCCATGGCCTGGATGATTCAAAGCCTCCAATAG